Proteins found in one Quercus robur chromosome 2, dhQueRobu3.1, whole genome shotgun sequence genomic segment:
- the LOC126701508 gene encoding uncharacterized protein LOC126701508, with protein MAGDPSKRNQNLYYAYHQEPGHTTDDYRNLKNHLDRLVREGKLRHLLHRPEGWQEQSNIKTRQSTLRPPIDTINIILAAPGRTGSNPFRVMSVGRFPAEPDDRESKKARVIVMPLIRFSDEDKQGTLQPHDDALVVTLRIGGYDVKKVLVDQGSAVEVMYPDLYKGLNLKPEDLSAYNSHLVSFEGKIVTPKGMIRLPIQTNSDVMEVDFIVVDAYSPYMAIVARPWLHALRAVSSTLHQKVKYPSGGRVKEVVGNQGMARQCMVSAISRQPNSEPPTSAENSL; from the coding sequence ATGGCTGGTGACCCCTCGAAACGTAATCAAAATCTGTATTACGCATACCACCAAGAGCCAGGTCACACCACCGATGATTACAGGAATCTAAAAAACCATTTGGACCGGcttgtccgagaagggaagttgaggCATCTGTTACATCGCCCTGAGGGATGGCAGGAACAGTCAAATATCAAAACCAGACAAAGTAcattgaggccacccattgACACAATAAATATCATACTTGCCGCACCTGGAAGAACCGGTTCCAACCctttcagagtaatgtcagtgggcAGGTTCCCGGCTGAACCGGACGACAGGGAATCCAAGAAAGCTAGAGTAATTGTCATGCCCTTAATCAGGTTCTCGGATGAGGACAAACAAGGAACTCTTCAACCCCACGATGATGCCCTAGTCGTCACGCTCAGAAttggaggttatgacgtgaaaaAAGTGCTGGTTGATCAAGGCAGCGCCGTGGAAGTAATGTATCCTGACTTGTATAAAGGATTGAACCTGAAACCAGAGGACCTGTCGGCATACAACTCCCATTTGGTcagttttgaaggaaaaatcgtcaccccgaaaggcatgattaggctgcctATACAAACAAATTCAGACGTGATGGAGGTAGACTTCATTGTAGTAGATGCTTACTCCCCCTACATGGCCATCGTAGCCCGACCGTGGCTTCATGCACTAAGAGCTGTGTCATCAACTTTAcaccaaaaagtgaagtatccgtcaGGAGGTCGAGTGAAAGAAGTAGTTGGGAACCAAGGGATGgccaggcaatgcatggtgtcggcaatCTCACGACAACCAAATAGTGAACCCCCCACCTCAGCCGAGAACAGCTTATAG